A genomic stretch from Haemophilus parainfluenzae ATCC 33392 includes:
- the xerC gene encoding tyrosine recombinase XerC — protein MHTLLNQYWDYLRIERQLSPHTLTNYQHQLNAILAILAEKGIQHWQQVNPSVVRLILAESRKHGLKEKSLALRLSALRQFFSYLVHQGQMKVNPATGISAPKQSKHLPKNIDAEQVQKLLSNDSKDPIDLRDRAMMELMYSSGLRLSELQGLNLNSINTRVREVRVIGKGNKERIVPFGRYASHAIQQWLKVRPLFNPKDDAIFVSQQGNRLTHRSIQKRMENWGIRQGLNSHLNPHKLRHSFATHMLEASSDLRAVQELLGHSNLSTTQIYTHLNFQHLAEVYDQAHPRAKRKK, from the coding sequence ATGCATACGCTCCTCAATCAATATTGGGATTACTTGAGAATTGAACGCCAATTAAGCCCACATACTCTCACCAATTATCAACATCAACTGAATGCGATTTTAGCGATTCTCGCTGAAAAAGGTATTCAGCACTGGCAGCAAGTAAATCCAAGCGTGGTTCGTCTTATTTTGGCAGAAAGTCGTAAGCACGGTTTAAAAGAAAAGAGCTTAGCATTGCGTTTGTCTGCTCTTCGTCAGTTTTTCAGCTATCTTGTGCATCAAGGGCAAATGAAAGTGAATCCGGCAACAGGCATCTCTGCGCCCAAACAAAGCAAGCATTTACCGAAAAATATTGATGCTGAACAGGTCCAAAAATTGCTTTCAAATGACAGCAAAGATCCCATTGATTTGCGCGATCGTGCGATGATGGAGTTGATGTATAGCTCAGGGCTTCGATTATCTGAATTACAAGGCTTAAACCTCAATAGTATTAACACCCGTGTACGTGAAGTGAGAGTAATTGGTAAAGGAAACAAAGAACGTATTGTGCCTTTTGGACGTTATGCTTCTCATGCAATTCAACAATGGTTGAAAGTACGCCCTTTATTTAATCCTAAAGATGATGCCATTTTTGTGAGCCAACAGGGAAATCGCCTTACTCATCGCTCTATTCAAAAACGAATGGAAAACTGGGGCATTCGCCAAGGATTAAACAGCCATCTCAATCCGCATAAACTGCGTCACTCTTTTGCCACTCACATGCTAGAAGCGAGTTCAGATTTGCGGGCTGTTCAAGAACTTTTAGGGCACAGTAATTTATCCACCACGCAAATTTATACGCATTTAAATTTCCAACATCTTGCTGAAGTGTATGATCAAGCCCATCCCCGAGCAAAACGAAAAAAATAA
- the coaD gene encoding pantetheine-phosphate adenylyltransferase, with protein sequence MTSVIYPGTFDPITNGHLDIIARSAVIFPKVFVAVANSPSKKPLFSLEERVELVRQSVAHLSNVEVFGFSDLLANEIKAKKITAIIRGVRTTTDFEYELQLAALNRLLTDGVDSLFFPPTERWAFVSSTIVREIYLHHGDVKELVPEAVYLALKARRE encoded by the coding sequence ATGACAAGCGTAATTTACCCTGGCACGTTTGACCCAATTACCAACGGGCATTTAGATATCATTGCGCGAAGTGCGGTCATTTTCCCGAAAGTTTTTGTCGCGGTTGCAAATAGTCCGAGCAAAAAGCCATTGTTCTCATTGGAAGAACGCGTTGAGCTCGTGCGTCAATCGGTCGCTCATTTGTCTAATGTGGAAGTATTTGGATTCTCTGATTTACTGGCGAATGAAATTAAAGCCAAAAAAATTACTGCCATTATTCGTGGCGTGCGCACAACGACGGACTTTGAATATGAATTACAACTGGCTGCATTAAACCGTTTATTAACCGATGGTGTGGATAGTTTGTTTTTCCCTCCAACAGAAAGATGGGCGTTTGTGTCTTCCACGATTGTACGAGAAATTTATTTGCATCATGGCGATGTAAAAGAACTGGTGCCGGAAGCCGTCTATTTAGCCTTAAAAGCACGTCGTGAATGA
- a CDS encoding lipoprotein, whose amino-acid sequence MKKTLLILTALLALTGCGTVVKLIDPSEKYTPYAGAAYDLEMAQKWGLPILDLPLSFLLDTALLPYAWSN is encoded by the coding sequence ATGAAAAAAACACTTCTGATTTTAACCGCACTTTTAGCGTTAACTGGTTGTGGTACGGTGGTGAAATTAATTGACCCATCGGAGAAATACACACCTTACGCAGGTGCGGCTTATGATTTAGAGATGGCACAAAAATGGGGCTTACCTATTTTAGATTTGCCACTGTCATTTTTATTAGATACCGCATTATTGCCTTATGCGTGGTCAAATTAA
- the nadR gene encoding multifunctional transcriptional regulator/nicotinamide-nucleotide adenylyltransferase/ribosylnicotinamide kinase NadR: MSNKHDKKVGVIFGKFYPVHTGHINMIYEAFSKVDELHVIVCSDTERDLKLFYDSKMKRMPTVQDRLRWMQQIFKYQNDHIFIHHLVEDGIPSYPNGWQAWSEAVKNLFEEKQFTPTMVFSSEPQDKAPYEKYLGLEVSLVDPDRSFFNVSATKIRTTPFQYWKFIPKEVRPFFAKTIAILGGESSGKSVLVSKLAAVFNTTSAWEYGREYVFEKLGGDEQAMQYSDYPQMALGHQRYIDYAVRHAHKVAIIDTDFITTQAFCIQYEGKAHPFLDSMIKEYPFDVTILLKNNTKWVDDGLRSLGSQKQRQQFQQLLKKLLDKYKVPYIEIESPSYLDRYNQVKSVVEKVLNDEELEGLPHTKRKLTTEK; encoded by the coding sequence ATGTCGAACAAACACGATAAAAAAGTGGGTGTGATTTTTGGGAAATTCTACCCAGTTCATACCGGCCATATTAATATGATTTATGAAGCATTCAGTAAAGTGGATGAGCTTCACGTGATTGTCTGTAGCGATACCGAACGCGATTTAAAGCTGTTTTATGATAGTAAAATGAAGCGTATGCCGACGGTACAAGATCGTCTTCGTTGGATGCAACAAATCTTTAAATATCAAAACGATCACATTTTTATTCATCATTTAGTTGAGGATGGCATTCCAAGTTATCCGAATGGTTGGCAAGCTTGGAGTGAAGCGGTAAAAAATCTATTTGAAGAAAAACAATTTACCCCGACGATGGTATTTAGTAGTGAGCCACAAGATAAAGCGCCATATGAAAAATACTTAGGTCTCGAAGTTTCTTTAGTGGATCCTGACCGCTCTTTCTTTAACGTATCTGCAACGAAAATTCGTACTACACCTTTCCAATATTGGAAGTTCATTCCGAAAGAAGTTCGTCCGTTCTTTGCCAAAACCATTGCCATTTTAGGTGGCGAAAGTAGCGGTAAAAGCGTGTTAGTCAGTAAGCTTGCTGCTGTATTCAATACCACTTCTGCATGGGAATATGGTCGTGAATATGTCTTTGAAAAATTAGGTGGCGATGAGCAAGCCATGCAATATTCTGACTATCCACAAATGGCATTAGGTCATCAACGCTATATTGATTATGCCGTACGTCACGCCCATAAAGTAGCGATTATTGATACCGATTTCATTACCACGCAGGCTTTTTGTATTCAATACGAAGGCAAAGCGCATCCTTTCCTCGATTCCATGATCAAAGAATACCCATTTGATGTAACAATCTTATTGAAAAATAACACAAAATGGGTGGATGATGGCTTACGTAGTCTAGGCAGTCAAAAACAACGTCAACAATTCCAACAGTTATTGAAGAAATTGTTGGATAAATACAAAGTGCCTTACATTGAAATTGAATCACCAAGTTATTTAGATCGTTATAACCAAGTGAAATCTGTTGTGGAAAAAGTGTTAAATGATGAAGAACTTGAAGGTTTACCACATACTAAACGCAAATTGACCACTGAGAAATAA
- a CDS encoding GNAT family N-acetyltransferase: MKIFKAEQWNIEVLAPLFEAYRLANGMSENPDRTLTFLTNRIRFNESMFFVAVNENAQAVGFVQLYPRLSSLQLQRYWQLTDIFVKEDKHQTDIYAALISKAKEFVRYTQSNRLVAELSQTQQNILEREGFKLNTKKSLFELTL, translated from the coding sequence ATGAAAATTTTCAAAGCCGAACAATGGAATATAGAAGTGCTTGCTCCACTCTTTGAAGCCTATCGACTTGCCAACGGAATGAGTGAAAATCCTGACCGCACTTTAACCTTTCTTACGAATCGTATACGTTTTAATGAAAGCATGTTTTTTGTTGCTGTAAACGAAAACGCACAGGCGGTTGGTTTTGTTCAACTTTACCCTCGCTTATCTTCTTTACAACTACAACGCTATTGGCAATTAACTGATATTTTTGTCAAAGAAGATAAACATCAAACCGATATTTATGCAGCCCTTATTTCTAAAGCTAAAGAGTTTGTCCGTTATACACAATCTAACCGTTTAGTAGCGGAATTAAGCCAAACTCAACAGAATATCTTAGAACGCGAAGGATTTAAGCTAAACACGAAAAAAAGTTTGTTTGAATTAACTCTCTAA
- the rep gene encoding DNA helicase Rep, producing the protein MKLNPQQQQAVEYVSGPCLVLAGAGSGKTRVIINKIAHLIEHCGYLPKQIAAVTFTNKAAREMKERVAHSIGKEKSKGLIVSTFHTLGFDIIKREYKALGFKSNMTLFDEHDQLALLKELTADVLQEDKDLLRELISVISNWKNDLVSPKQAYALAKDAKYQTFAKCYERYAAQIRAYNALDFDDLIMLPTLLFKQNAEVRSKWQEKIRYLLVDEYQDTNTSQYELIKLLVGERACFTVVGDDDQSIYSWRGARPQNMVRLRDDFPRLQVIKLEQNYRSTHRILHCANILIDNNEHVFDKKLFSNLGEGEKLQVIEAKNEEHEAERIVAELIAHRFSRKTKFKDYAILYRGNHQSRLLEKVLMQNRIPYKISGGTSFFSRAEIKDMMAYLRLLVNQDDDAAFLRIVNTPKREIGTATLQKLGELAQEKHISLFEAIFEFELMQRVTPKAYDALQKFGRWIVELNDQSLRSDPETAVRSLLSSLHYEEYLYEYATSPKAAEMQSKNVATLFSWVGDMLKGDDVNEPMTLNQVVTRLTLRDMMERGEDDDESDQVQLMTLHASKGLEFPHVYLIGMEEGILPHQTSIDEDNVEEERRLAYVGITRAQQTLTFSLCRERRQFGELIRPEPSRFLAELPQDDVQWEKDKPKLTAEQKQQQTSSQLDRLRAILKG; encoded by the coding sequence ATGAAACTCAATCCTCAACAACAACAGGCTGTCGAATATGTCAGTGGACCTTGCTTGGTGCTGGCAGGCGCTGGTTCGGGCAAAACTCGCGTGATCATCAATAAGATTGCTCATTTGATTGAACACTGTGGTTATTTGCCTAAACAGATCGCCGCTGTGACCTTTACCAACAAAGCGGCTCGTGAAATGAAAGAGCGTGTAGCCCATTCCATTGGTAAAGAAAAATCCAAAGGATTGATTGTTTCTACTTTCCATACCTTAGGTTTCGACATTATCAAACGGGAATATAAAGCTTTAGGCTTTAAATCCAATATGACCTTGTTTGATGAGCACGATCAACTTGCCTTACTAAAAGAACTGACGGCAGATGTGCTGCAGGAAGATAAAGACTTACTGCGTGAATTAATCTCGGTTATTTCCAATTGGAAGAATGATTTAGTTTCGCCAAAACAGGCTTATGCCTTAGCGAAAGATGCAAAATATCAAACCTTTGCAAAATGTTATGAGCGTTATGCGGCGCAAATTCGTGCTTACAATGCGTTAGATTTTGATGACTTGATTATGTTGCCGACCTTACTTTTCAAACAGAACGCAGAAGTGCGGTCAAAATGGCAGGAGAAAATCCGCTATTTGTTGGTGGATGAATATCAAGATACCAATACTAGCCAATATGAACTGATTAAATTACTGGTAGGCGAGCGAGCTTGCTTTACGGTGGTGGGGGATGACGATCAATCCATTTATTCTTGGCGAGGTGCTCGTCCCCAAAATATGGTGCGCTTGCGTGATGATTTTCCGCGTTTGCAAGTCATTAAATTAGAACAAAATTACCGCTCCACTCATCGTATTTTGCATTGTGCCAACATTTTAATTGATAACAACGAACACGTGTTCGACAAAAAGCTCTTTTCCAACTTGGGCGAAGGTGAAAAACTGCAAGTCATTGAAGCGAAAAATGAAGAGCATGAAGCCGAACGGATTGTGGCGGAATTAATCGCTCATCGTTTTAGCCGTAAAACCAAATTCAAGGATTATGCCATTTTATATCGCGGTAACCATCAATCCCGTCTATTAGAAAAAGTGCTGATGCAAAACCGTATTCCATACAAAATTTCTGGCGGAACATCTTTTTTCTCCCGTGCTGAAATTAAGGACATGATGGCCTACTTGCGTTTGTTGGTGAATCAAGATGATGATGCAGCCTTTTTGCGTATCGTGAATACACCAAAACGGGAAATTGGTACAGCAACTCTACAAAAATTAGGCGAATTGGCACAGGAAAAACATATCAGCTTATTTGAGGCGATTTTTGAGTTTGAACTCATGCAACGAGTCACGCCAAAAGCCTATGATGCGTTGCAAAAATTTGGTCGTTGGATTGTGGAGTTGAATGATCAAAGTTTACGTTCTGATCCTGAAACAGCTGTGCGTTCGTTACTTTCTTCATTGCATTACGAAGAATATTTGTATGAGTATGCCACCAGCCCGAAAGCCGCCGAAATGCAAAGTAAAAACGTAGCAACCTTATTTAGCTGGGTAGGGGATATGCTCAAAGGCGATGACGTGAATGAGCCGATGACTTTAAATCAAGTGGTTACCCGTTTAACCTTGCGCGATATGATGGAGCGAGGCGAAGACGATGACGAGAGTGATCAAGTGCAATTGATGACGCTGCATGCCTCCAAAGGTTTAGAGTTTCCCCATGTGTATTTAATCGGTATGGAAGAGGGGATTTTGCCTCATCAAACCAGTATTGATGAAGACAATGTGGAAGAAGAACGCCGTCTAGCTTATGTGGGCATCACGAGGGCACAACAAACGCTGACTTTTTCTCTTTGTCGTGAACGGCGTCAGTTTGGCGAGTTAATTCGCCCAGAGCCGAGTCGTTTCTTGGCTGAGTTGCCACAAGATGATGTGCAATGGGAAAAAGATAAGCCAAAATTAACGGCAGAGCAGAAGCAACAACAAACTTCTAGTCAGCTTGATCGTCTGCGGGCAATTTTAAAAGGCTAG
- the ribB gene encoding 3,4-dihydroxy-2-butanone-4-phosphate synthase translates to MNQSILSAFGATGEERVINALNACKQGNGVLVLDDEDRENEGDLIFPAETITPEQMAKLIRYGSGIVCLCITDEQCKQLDLPPMVEHNNSVNKTAFTVTIEAAEGVSTGVSAQDRVTTIKAAIADQAKPTDLHRPGHVFPLRAAEGGVLTRRGHTEASVDLARLSGFKPAGVICEITNDDGTMARAPEIIEFAKKFGYVVLTIEDLVAYRQKHHC, encoded by the coding sequence ATGAATCAGTCAATTTTATCTGCATTTGGTGCGACCGGAGAAGAACGGGTGATTAACGCATTGAATGCATGCAAACAAGGCAATGGCGTATTGGTACTGGATGATGAAGATCGCGAAAATGAAGGCGATTTAATTTTCCCTGCAGAAACCATTACCCCAGAACAAATGGCAAAACTTATTCGTTATGGTAGCGGTATCGTGTGTTTATGTATCACCGATGAACAATGTAAACAGCTTGATTTGCCACCTATGGTTGAGCATAACAATAGCGTGAATAAAACCGCGTTTACCGTGACGATTGAAGCGGCAGAAGGTGTGTCAACAGGTGTATCGGCACAAGATCGTGTCACCACAATCAAAGCGGCGATTGCAGATCAGGCGAAACCGACAGATCTTCACCGTCCAGGACATGTTTTCCCATTACGTGCCGCAGAAGGTGGTGTTTTAACGCGTCGCGGTCATACTGAAGCCTCAGTTGATTTAGCGCGTTTAAGTGGTTTTAAACCGGCAGGGGTGATTTGTGAAATTACGAATGATGATGGCACTATGGCTCGCGCACCAGAAATTATCGAATTTGCGAAAAAATTTGGTTATGTAGTGTTAACAATTGAAGATTTAGTGGCGTATCGTCAAAAACATCATTGCTAA
- a CDS encoding metallophosphoesterase family protein, whose protein sequence is MILFAGDPHGSYEHLYPFVQENDNVALIILGDLQLSSPDELDKLAQHCDIWFIHGNHDSKTVAAFEAIWGTHWKSRNLHNRVVEIQGQRIAGLGGVFRGQIWMPPNKPMYFDPIHYCQYSPQEKIWRGGVPLRHRTSIFPSDIEAIENEQADILICHEAPKPHPMGFRVINQLAEKLGVRHVFHGHHHDNVEYKTNFPYKITNVGFRSVTDAHGNYLLKTIDDREK, encoded by the coding sequence ATGATTTTATTCGCAGGCGATCCGCACGGAAGTTATGAACATCTTTATCCTTTCGTGCAAGAAAATGACAACGTTGCCCTGATTATTTTGGGCGACTTGCAACTTTCTTCGCCTGATGAATTAGATAAACTCGCACAACATTGTGATATTTGGTTTATTCACGGTAATCATGACAGCAAAACTGTCGCCGCATTTGAGGCGATTTGGGGTACACATTGGAAATCGCGTAATTTGCATAATCGTGTTGTTGAAATCCAAGGTCAACGCATTGCCGGCTTAGGTGGCGTATTCCGAGGACAAATCTGGATGCCCCCCAATAAGCCGATGTATTTTGACCCTATCCACTATTGCCAATATAGCCCGCAAGAAAAAATTTGGCGTGGCGGTGTACCATTACGTCATCGCACGTCTATTTTCCCTTCTGATATCGAAGCCATTGAAAATGAACAAGCCGATATTTTAATTTGCCATGAAGCGCCTAAACCCCATCCAATGGGATTTCGTGTGATTAATCAACTCGCAGAAAAATTAGGGGTAAGACACGTTTTCCATGGCCATCATCATGACAATGTCGAGTACAAGACAAATTTCCCTTATAAAATCACGAATGTCGGTTTTAGAAGTGTTACTGATGCACACGGAAATTATTTATTAAAAACTATTGATGATCGAGAAAAATAA
- the dusA gene encoding tRNA dihydrouridine(20/20a) synthase DusA, giving the protein MSENQPHFYRGRFSVAPMLDWTTRHCRYFHRQFSKNALLYTEMVTAPAIIHAKYDHLDFDLQENPVALQLGGSDPAQLKHCAKLAEERGYHEINLNVGCPSDRVQNGMFGACLMAKADLVAECIAEMQRVVNIPVTVKTRIGIDDLDSYQFLCDFIKKVHHAGCQEFIVHARKAWLSGLSPKENREIPPLDYDRVYQLKKDFPQLTIAINGGIKTIEEMKHHLQFVDGVMVGREAYQNPSLLGYVDQMLFDANADIVTPKQAVEAMFPYIEKQLSQGVYLNHIVRHMLGAFQNCKGARQWRRYLSENAFKQGAGIEVVETALSFVETN; this is encoded by the coding sequence ATGTCAGAAAACCAACCGCACTTTTATCGTGGCCGCTTTTCCGTTGCGCCAATGCTAGATTGGACGACTCGCCATTGTCGCTATTTTCATCGTCAATTTAGTAAAAATGCGTTGCTTTATACTGAAATGGTCACAGCTCCCGCCATTATTCATGCGAAATACGATCATTTAGATTTTGATTTGCAAGAAAACCCGGTTGCCTTACAACTTGGCGGAAGCGACCCCGCACAGCTAAAACATTGTGCCAAATTAGCCGAAGAACGAGGCTATCATGAAATCAATCTGAATGTCGGCTGCCCTTCCGATCGCGTGCAAAACGGCATGTTTGGGGCATGTTTAATGGCAAAAGCCGATTTAGTAGCAGAATGTATTGCTGAAATGCAACGTGTCGTGAATATTCCTGTCACTGTGAAAACCCGCATTGGCATTGATGATTTGGATAGCTATCAATTTCTCTGCGACTTTATCAAAAAAGTTCATCATGCAGGTTGCCAAGAATTTATTGTTCACGCACGAAAAGCCTGGCTTTCAGGATTAAGCCCAAAAGAGAATCGCGAGATTCCCCCTTTGGATTATGATCGCGTTTATCAATTAAAGAAAGACTTCCCGCAGTTGACCATTGCAATTAATGGCGGCATTAAAACCATCGAAGAAATGAAACATCATTTGCAATTTGTGGATGGCGTGATGGTTGGGCGTGAGGCTTATCAAAATCCATCGTTGCTAGGCTATGTTGATCAAATGCTTTTTGATGCTAATGCGGATATCGTCACACCAAAACAAGCGGTGGAAGCCATGTTCCCTTATATTGAAAAACAACTGAGCCAAGGCGTTTATTTAAATCATATCGTTCGACATATGCTCGGTGCATTTCAAAACTGCAAAGGGGCAAGACAATGGCGACGCTATCTAAGTGAAAATGCCTTTAAACAAGGCGCGGGCATTGAAGTGGTTGAAACGGCATTAAGCTTTGTGGAAACCAATTAA
- a CDS encoding glycosyltransferase family 2 protein: protein MPTISVAMIVKNEAADLAQCLDTVKDWVDEIIIVDSGSTDNTQEIAEQYGAKFYSHPDWPGFGKQRQRAQQYVTSDYVLWLDADERVTPKLLESIQQAVQQDTPNTVYDIPRVSGVFGREIRHSGWYPDYVVRLYRTNYAGYNDSLVHEKVVYPENTKVQKLTGDLEHFTYKSIHHYLVKSAGYAKAWADQRQAKGKKATLWQGVSHAIGCFVKMYILKAGFLDGKQGFLLAVLSAHSTFVKYADLWERDQH, encoded by the coding sequence ATGCCAACAATTAGCGTTGCCATGATTGTCAAAAATGAAGCGGCAGATCTCGCTCAATGTCTCGATACGGTAAAAGATTGGGTAGATGAAATCATTATCGTCGATTCAGGCAGTACTGATAATACTCAAGAAATCGCTGAACAATATGGTGCAAAATTTTATTCGCACCCTGATTGGCCAGGCTTTGGCAAACAACGCCAACGAGCACAACAATATGTCACTAGCGATTATGTTTTATGGTTAGATGCCGATGAACGCGTCACGCCAAAACTTCTAGAATCCATTCAACAAGCAGTTCAACAAGATACGCCAAATACCGTTTATGATATTCCTCGTGTGAGTGGAGTGTTTGGGCGTGAGATTCGTCATTCTGGTTGGTACCCCGATTATGTGGTGCGTTTATATCGCACAAATTATGCGGGATATAATGATTCTCTGGTACATGAAAAAGTGGTTTATCCTGAAAATACGAAAGTACAGAAATTAACTGGCGATCTGGAGCATTTCACTTATAAAAGCATTCATCACTATTTGGTGAAATCCGCGGGCTATGCCAAAGCTTGGGCAGATCAACGCCAAGCCAAAGGTAAAAAAGCAACATTGTGGCAAGGTGTCAGTCATGCCATCGGATGCTTTGTCAAAATGTACATTTTAAAAGCCGGTTTCTTAGATGGAAAACAAGGTTTCCTGCTGGCGGTACTTTCGGCCCACTCCACCTTTGTGAAGTATGCTGATTTGTGGGAACGCGATCAACATTAA
- the tpiA gene encoding triose-phosphate isomerase, translating into MARRPLVMGNWKLNGSKAFTKELIEGLKAELHDVTGCDVAIAPPVMYLGTAEAALSGCGCSCGGKSVIQLGAQNVDINVKGAFTGDISSEMLKDFGAKYIIIGHSERRTYHKESDEFVAKKFGALKEAGLVPVLCIGETEAENEAGKTEEVCARQIDAVINALGVEAFNGAVIAYEPIWAIGTGKSATPAQAQAVHAFIRGHIAAKSQAVADQVIIQYGGSVNDANAAELFTQPDIDGALVGGASLKAPAFAVIVKAAAAAKN; encoded by the coding sequence ATGGCACGTCGTCCTTTAGTAATGGGTAACTGGAAATTAAACGGTTCCAAAGCGTTCACCAAAGAATTAATCGAAGGATTAAAAGCAGAATTACATGATGTAACAGGTTGTGATGTGGCAATTGCCCCACCTGTTATGTATTTAGGTACGGCTGAAGCGGCACTTTCTGGTTGTGGTTGCAGCTGTGGCGGTAAAAGTGTGATTCAATTAGGTGCACAAAACGTAGATATCAATGTGAAAGGTGCATTTACCGGTGACATTTCTAGCGAAATGTTAAAAGATTTTGGTGCAAAATACATCATTATCGGTCACTCTGAGCGTCGTACTTACCACAAAGAAAGCGATGAATTTGTGGCGAAAAAATTTGGTGCATTAAAAGAAGCAGGTTTAGTACCAGTATTATGTATTGGTGAAACTGAAGCAGAAAACGAAGCGGGCAAAACGGAAGAAGTATGTGCGCGTCAAATTGATGCAGTCATCAATGCATTAGGTGTAGAAGCATTTAATGGTGCAGTGATTGCTTACGAACCAATTTGGGCAATCGGTACGGGTAAATCAGCAACTCCAGCACAAGCTCAAGCTGTTCACGCATTTATCCGTGGTCACATCGCAGCAAAATCACAAGCTGTAGCAGATCAAGTGATCATTCAATACGGTGGTTCAGTAAATGACGCTAATGCAGCAGAATTATTCACTCAACCAGATATCGATGGTGCATTAGTGGGCGGTGCTTCACTTAAAGCGCCTGCGTTTGCAGTAATCGTGAAAGCAGCGGCAGCAGCGAAAAACTAA
- the waaA gene encoding lipid IV(A) 3-deoxy-D-manno-octulosonic acid transferase, translating into MWRFFYTCLMYLIQPFVLFFMLLRSLKAPNYRKRLGERYGIYANLARPMQDGLVIHAASVGEVIAATPLVKRIQKEYPHLPITFTTVTPTGSERVKAAFGDSVTHCYLPYDLPCVINRFIDFIQPKVFIVIETELWPNLIDCLARRNIPFIVANARLSARSARRYGKVKQHLQRMFSQISLIAPQDSISGKRYLALGYEKDRLQLTGNIKYDLVVSDELLKDIATLHESWAKDRQIWIAASTHEGEEELILQAHHLLLKKHPNLLLLLVPRHPERFNPVADLIEKANFNFIRRSTGEIPSENTQVILGDTMGELMLMYGISDIAFVGGSLVKHGGHNPLEPLAFKLPVVSGKHTFNFPEVFTSLLEVQGVLQINSTEKALAEIIDKLLNSKGARQRLGNAGYEVLIENRGALQRLLDLLHPYLTNISENNK; encoded by the coding sequence ATGTGGCGTTTTTTTTATACCTGCCTGATGTACTTGATTCAGCCTTTTGTCCTGTTCTTCATGTTGCTACGAAGTCTCAAGGCGCCGAATTATCGTAAGCGTTTAGGCGAACGATATGGTATTTATGCGAATCTTGCTAGGCCCATGCAAGATGGGCTCGTCATTCATGCTGCATCGGTAGGGGAAGTGATTGCCGCTACACCGCTAGTAAAACGTATCCAGAAGGAATATCCACATTTACCAATCACGTTCACAACGGTTACACCAACAGGCTCTGAACGCGTAAAAGCCGCGTTCGGGGATAGCGTGACGCATTGTTATTTGCCTTACGATTTACCTTGTGTCATCAATCGTTTTATTGATTTTATTCAGCCTAAAGTATTCATCGTGATTGAAACGGAGCTTTGGCCAAATTTGATTGATTGTTTGGCTCGTCGAAATATTCCTTTCATTGTGGCGAATGCTCGTCTTTCTGCGCGTTCAGCGAGACGTTATGGCAAAGTCAAACAACATCTACAACGAATGTTTTCTCAAATCAGCTTGATTGCACCGCAAGATAGTATTAGTGGAAAGCGTTATTTAGCGTTAGGTTATGAGAAAGATCGCCTGCAATTAACTGGCAATATTAAATATGATCTTGTGGTCAGTGACGAATTACTCAAAGACATTGCGACACTTCATGAGAGCTGGGCGAAAGATCGTCAAATTTGGATTGCCGCGAGCACCCATGAAGGGGAAGAAGAGCTCATTTTACAAGCGCATCATTTGTTACTAAAAAAACATCCAAACTTATTGTTATTGCTGGTGCCTCGCCATCCTGAGCGTTTTAATCCGGTGGCGGATTTAATTGAAAAAGCTAATTTTAACTTTATTCGTCGTTCAACAGGTGAGATTCCTTCAGAGAATACCCAAGTGATTCTGGGCGATACCATGGGTGAATTGATGTTGATGTATGGTATTTCTGATATTGCGTTTGTCGGCGGAAGTCTGGTCAAACACGGGGGACATAATCCGCTCGAGCCTCTAGCCTTTAAATTACCCGTTGTGAGCGGAAAGCATACTTTCAATTTCCCTGAAGTCTTTACTTCGTTGCTAGAAGTACAAGGTGTATTGCAAATCAACTCAACAGAAAAAGCATTGGCAGAGATTATTGATAAGTTATTGAATTCGAAAGGGGCGCGTCAACGTTTAGGCAATGCAGGCTACGAGGTATTAATTGAAAATCGTGGCGCATTACAGCGTCTTTTAGATTTACTTCATCCTTATTTAACCAATATTTCGGAGAACAATAAATGA